The following coding sequences lie in one Dysgonomonas mossii genomic window:
- the pfkA gene encoding 6-phosphofructokinase, producing the protein MANIKCIGILTSGGDAPGMNAAIRAVTRSAIYNGIEVKGVMRGYKGLVFDEIIPFKTNSVSNIIQQGGTILKTARCKEFETTEGRQTAYETLQRENIDALVVIGGDGSLTGARIFAQEYNFPIVGLPGTIDNDLQGTDLTIGYDTALNTIMQAVDKIRDTASSHERLFFIEVMGRECGILALNGAIASGAEAAIIPERSMQQDQLADLISNGFRKSKNSSLVLVTEGDITGGAMVMAERVKKEFPQYDVRVTILGHVQRGGSPTANDRILASRMGASAIDALLDGQRNVMIGIQNDVIVYVPFSKAIKKNKPIQPDLVETLKVLSI; encoded by the coding sequence ATGGCTAACATTAAGTGTATTGGTATCCTTACTTCCGGAGGCGATGCTCCGGGTATGAATGCTGCTATTCGTGCAGTAACTCGTTCAGCTATCTATAACGGAATAGAAGTTAAAGGTGTTATGCGTGGTTATAAGGGATTGGTATTTGATGAAATTATACCATTCAAAACAAATAGTGTAAGTAATATTATACAGCAAGGAGGTACAATTCTTAAAACAGCTCGTTGTAAAGAGTTTGAAACAACAGAAGGTCGTCAGACAGCATACGAAACACTTCAACGTGAGAATATTGATGCTTTGGTTGTTATAGGTGGAGATGGTTCACTTACTGGAGCCCGTATTTTTGCACAAGAATATAATTTTCCTATAGTTGGTCTACCGGGAACTATCGATAATGACTTGCAAGGAACAGATTTAACGATTGGTTATGATACAGCGTTGAATACAATCATGCAAGCTGTAGATAAAATTCGCGATACAGCCAGTTCGCACGAACGTTTATTTTTTATTGAAGTGATGGGTCGTGAATGCGGTATTCTTGCACTTAACGGAGCGATTGCCTCTGGAGCAGAAGCTGCTATTATCCCTGAGAGATCAATGCAACAAGACCAATTGGCGGATTTGATATCTAATGGATTTCGTAAAAGTAAAAATAGTAGCCTTGTTCTTGTAACAGAGGGTGATATCACCGGTGGTGCAATGGTAATGGCCGAGCGTGTAAAAAAAGAATTTCCTCAGTACGATGTACGAGTAACTATTCTTGGGCATGTACAACGTGGAGGTTCTCCTACTGCAAACGACCGTATACTAGCTAGCCGAATGGGTGCTTCCGCAATTGATGCTCTGCTTGATGGTCAACGCAATGTAATGATTGGTATTCAGAATGATGTGATTGTATATGTTCCATTTTCCAAAGCAATCAAAAAGAATAAACCAATTCAGCCGGATTTAGTAGAAACATTGAAGGTTCTTTCAATTTAG
- the cmk gene encoding (d)CMP kinase — MKKIVIAIDGFSSNGKSTMAKSLAREIGYVYIDSGAMYRAVTLYCIQHNLFNGETLDEEKLHNEIENIKIQFHLNKDTGTPETYLNGQNVEGLIRSMEVSSKVSIVSAIPFVRHAMVALQQEMGKAKGIVMDGRDIGTVVFPDAEMKVFVTAKAEIRAQRRFDELQSKGDTKTTYEEVLENLRTRDNMDQTRAESPLIQAHDAILLDNSYMTIDDQMQWLVQKFKQITTN, encoded by the coding sequence ATGAAAAAAATAGTTATCGCAATAGATGGGTTTTCATCGAATGGTAAGAGTACTATGGCCAAAAGTTTGGCAAGGGAGATAGGGTATGTCTATATAGATAGTGGAGCCATGTATAGGGCTGTAACGCTATATTGCATACAACATAATCTCTTTAATGGCGAAACGCTGGATGAAGAAAAATTGCATAACGAAATAGAAAATATAAAGATACAGTTTCACTTAAACAAAGATACAGGAACTCCTGAGACATACCTGAATGGACAGAATGTTGAAGGTCTGATACGCAGTATGGAAGTATCGTCAAAAGTGAGTATTGTTAGTGCAATTCCTTTTGTACGCCATGCAATGGTGGCCCTCCAACAAGAAATGGGTAAGGCGAAAGGAATTGTAATGGATGGGAGAGATATAGGAACTGTTGTTTTTCCTGATGCCGAGATGAAAGTTTTTGTGACTGCAAAAGCTGAAATTAGAGCACAGAGACGCTTTGATGAATTGCAGTCGAAGGGTGATACGAAAACGACATACGAAGAAGTGCTGGAAAATTTAAGAACCAGAGATAATATGGATCAGACGCGGGCAGAAAGCCCTTTAATCCAAGCGCATGACGCCATTCTTCTGGATAATTCATATATGACCATTGACGATCAGATGCAATGGTTGGTACAAAAGTTCAAACAAATAACTACAAATTAA
- a CDS encoding formate--tetrahydrofolate ligase: MITDIEIARNIELENINIIAKKLGISQEQLYNYGKYIAKIPVSLINDQKVANSNLILVTAITPTKAGIGKTTTSIGLALGLNKIGKKTVVALREPSLGPCFGMKGGATGGGHAQVLPMEDINLHFTGDFHAITSAHNMITALLDNYLYRSKGTKGFLKEITWKRVLDVNDRSLRYIVTGLNGTTNGIPTESGFEITPASEIMAILCLSKDIDDLKRRIGNIILGYTVENNAFTVNDLGVSGAIAVLLKNAINPNLVQTTEHSAAIIHGGPFANIAHGCNSVIATKMAMSHADYVITEAGFGADLGAEKFFNIKCRKAGITPKLTIIVITTQALKMHGGVALEDIKKKNIDGLLKGFENLNKHIENMKSFGQTVLVSLNRYGFDSDEEISLIEKCCDKMGVGFALNDSYVKGGEGAIALAKKVVEQIDLNPSRSLTFTYDDEDAIDTKIDKVAKKIYGAASVVFSNKAKRKLDTIKKMGITHYPICIAKTQYSFSDDASLYGTPKDFEFTINDIVINNGAEFIVAIAGDIMRMPGLPAEPQAKHIDIVNGMIEGLS; this comes from the coding sequence ATGATTACAGATATTGAGATTGCAAGAAATATAGAGTTAGAAAATATAAATATTATAGCCAAGAAGCTCGGAATATCTCAAGAGCAACTATATAATTATGGTAAATATATAGCTAAAATACCTGTATCTCTAATCAATGATCAGAAGGTGGCTAATAGTAACCTCATATTAGTTACAGCAATAACTCCCACTAAAGCAGGAATAGGGAAAACAACAACTTCTATTGGATTAGCTTTGGGTTTAAACAAAATAGGTAAAAAAACAGTTGTTGCATTGAGAGAACCATCATTAGGGCCTTGCTTTGGAATGAAAGGAGGTGCTACCGGGGGAGGTCATGCTCAGGTTTTGCCTATGGAAGATATTAATCTGCATTTTACAGGTGATTTTCACGCAATAACATCTGCGCATAATATGATAACCGCTTTACTTGATAACTATTTGTATAGAAGTAAGGGCACAAAAGGTTTTTTGAAGGAAATAACATGGAAGAGGGTACTGGATGTAAATGATAGGAGCTTAAGATATATCGTCACTGGATTGAATGGAACAACAAATGGTATCCCCACTGAGTCCGGATTTGAAATTACTCCGGCTTCAGAAATAATGGCTATTCTATGTTTATCGAAAGATATTGATGATTTAAAGCGAAGAATAGGAAATATCATTCTGGGATATACCGTCGAAAATAATGCTTTTACAGTTAATGATCTCGGTGTTTCAGGTGCTATTGCTGTTTTATTGAAAAATGCGATAAACCCCAATTTGGTACAAACTACAGAACATTCTGCGGCTATTATACACGGTGGGCCTTTTGCAAATATAGCTCATGGTTGTAACTCTGTAATTGCTACCAAAATGGCAATGTCTCATGCTGATTATGTAATAACTGAGGCCGGCTTTGGTGCAGATCTGGGTGCTGAAAAGTTCTTTAATATTAAATGTCGTAAGGCCGGTATAACACCTAAGCTTACAATAATAGTGATCACTACTCAGGCATTGAAAATGCATGGAGGAGTAGCATTGGAAGATATTAAGAAGAAAAATATAGATGGGCTGCTGAAAGGTTTTGAAAATTTGAACAAGCATATCGAAAATATGAAATCTTTCGGACAGACCGTTCTTGTATCTTTAAATAGATATGGTTTCGATTCTGATGAAGAAATTTCATTGATAGAGAAATGTTGTGATAAAATGGGAGTTGGATTTGCCTTGAATGATTCTTATGTAAAAGGAGGCGAAGGAGCTATAGCATTAGCGAAGAAAGTTGTCGAACAAATTGACTTAAATCCTTCCAGAAGTTTAACTTTTACATACGATGATGAAGATGCTATTGATACTAAGATAGATAAAGTTGCAAAGAAAATATATGGTGCAGCCTCTGTTGTATTTAGCAATAAAGCTAAAAGAAAACTGGATACGATTAAGAAAATGGGCATAACTCATTATCCGATTTGTATCGCAAAAACGCAATATTCTTTTTCTGACGATGCCAGCCTGTATGGCACTCCCAAAGATTTTGAATTTACAATAAATGATATTGTGATTAACAATGGTGCTGAATTTATTGTTGCTATAGCCGGAGATATCATGCGAATGCCGGGGTTACCCGCAGAGCCGCAAGCAAAGCATATTGATATTGTAAATGGTATGATTGAAGGACTTAGTTGA
- the yajC gene encoding preprotein translocase subunit YajC, which yields MTLLNVLLQAADGGASPAGGLLGGSTGMIIMMVLLFGIMYFFMIRPQQKKQKALQEARNAIKVGDKVVTAGGVHGKVKEVGDTYFILEIAEGVKIKIEKSSVYVSAEDTKKQ from the coding sequence ATGACTTTATTAAATGTATTGTTACAAGCTGCAGATGGTGGAGCTTCTCCTGCCGGAGGTTTATTAGGCGGAAGTACCGGCATGATTATAATGATGGTACTGCTCTTCGGAATTATGTACTTCTTTATGATCAGACCACAGCAGAAGAAACAAAAAGCTCTACAAGAAGCAAGAAACGCCATTAAGGTAGGTGACAAAGTGGTTACAGCCGGAGGTGTTCACGGAAAAGTGAAAGAAGTGGGTGATACATATTTTATTCTTGAAATAGCAGAGGGAGTAAAAATTAAGATTGAAAAATCTTCTGTATATGTTTCAGCCGAAGATACTAAGAAACAATAA
- the nusB gene encoding transcription antitermination factor NusB — MINRVLIRIRVVQILFSCSHSETTDLRKAESELMLSLQKSYDLYFYLLSLMVELTNTYAQRVDSRKSKLLPTKEDMSPNTKLLNNKFISQLSQNTELIKYLNDRPFSWAEHDAFIRNLLDNILNSDIYKEYTENQSQEYTDDREFWRKVFKQIICTTEDLYSILEDESLYWNDDIEIIQSFVLKTIKRFEENKGTEQELLPMFKDETDKEFAVKLLRESLFNGKEYKELIDKYTKNWESERIALMDMVIMQIAIAEIIEFSSIPISVSLNEYIDIAKSYSTIKSASFINGILDAIVKELKEEKKIIKK; from the coding sequence ATGATAAATCGCGTTCTTATTCGTATCAGGGTTGTTCAAATACTGTTCTCATGCAGTCATAGTGAAACCACAGATTTGAGAAAGGCAGAAAGTGAGTTAATGCTTAGCCTACAAAAATCATATGATTTGTACTTTTATCTGTTATCGTTGATGGTAGAGTTGACTAATACTTATGCTCAGAGAGTAGATAGTCGTAAATCGAAGCTATTGCCCACTAAAGAGGATATGAGCCCAAACACAAAGTTGTTGAATAATAAATTCATATCTCAACTCAGTCAAAACACAGAACTGATAAAATACCTGAACGATAGGCCTTTCTCATGGGCAGAACATGATGCTTTTATCCGCAACCTATTGGATAATATCTTAAACTCTGACATATATAAAGAATATACAGAAAATCAATCTCAAGAATATACTGACGATCGTGAGTTTTGGCGTAAAGTTTTCAAGCAAATTATATGCACGACTGAAGATTTATATTCCATCCTTGAGGATGAAAGTCTTTATTGGAACGACGATATCGAAATCATCCAATCTTTTGTTTTAAAAACAATTAAACGCTTTGAAGAAAACAAAGGAACAGAACAAGAGTTGCTTCCTATGTTTAAGGATGAAACGGATAAAGAGTTTGCAGTAAAATTATTGAGAGAGTCCTTATTCAACGGAAAAGAATATAAAGAGCTGATTGATAAATACACTAAGAATTGGGAGTCGGAACGTATTGCTCTGATGGATATGGTTATAATGCAGATTGCAATAGCCGAAATCATCGAATTCTCATCTATCCCAATTAGTGTTTCCTTAAATGAATATATCGATATAGCGAAGTCATATAGTACTATAAAAAGTGCTTCTTTTATAAATGGAATTTTGGATGCAATTGTAAAAGAGCTGAAAGAAGAAAAAAAGATAATTAAGAAATAA
- the rho gene encoding transcription termination factor Rho — MRIYNILELNEKLTIELRTIAKELGIRRPDAYKKDELIYKILDEQAILEAKNKNSESYQSEDRIEQQQRKSQSAAKNKLERPKNQPQAKKTEKQDSKPADASPKKEEPKPQVKVTPKEAPVVEKKNEPKVVIEEKEKAPQKEVVKKVEEKEKEAKPVSNVKQQPTAVKPTQLVFRSNKVREAQPEEPVPGLPLLSPLEVDAEVPAVEIITEAPAKTNKPAQQQNNQQNQKQNNQNQEKSFDFEGILSATGVLEIMSEGYGFLRSSDYNYMSSPDDIYISQSQIRLFGLKTGDIVEGPIRPPKESEKFFPLVKVDRINGRTPDEVRDRVPFDHLKPLFPDEKFKLTKGRNDNLSCRVVDLFSPIGKGQRGLIVAQPKTGKTTLLKDIANAIADNHPEVYMIVLLIDERPEEVTDMERSVNAEVIASTFDEPADRHVKIAEIVLNKAKRMVECGHDVVILLDSITRLARAYNTVQPASGKVLTGGVDANALHKPKRFFGAARNIENGGSLTIIATALTETGSKMDDVIFEEFKGTGNMELQLDRKLSNKRIFPAVDIIASSTRRDDLLLSNDTLSRMWVLRNFLSDMNSVEAMQFLDGRLRKTINNEEFLISMND; from the coding sequence ATGCGTATATACAACATTCTTGAGCTTAACGAGAAGCTCACTATCGAACTTAGAACCATCGCAAAGGAGCTTGGGATACGACGTCCTGATGCTTATAAGAAAGATGAGTTAATCTATAAAATTCTTGATGAACAAGCTATCTTAGAAGCAAAAAACAAAAACTCTGAGAGCTATCAAAGCGAAGATCGGATAGAACAACAACAAAGAAAATCCCAGTCTGCAGCTAAGAACAAACTAGAAAGACCCAAGAACCAACCGCAAGCGAAAAAAACAGAAAAACAAGACTCTAAACCTGCTGATGCCTCCCCTAAAAAAGAAGAGCCAAAACCTCAGGTAAAAGTAACACCTAAAGAGGCTCCTGTTGTGGAAAAGAAAAATGAACCGAAAGTAGTCATTGAAGAAAAAGAAAAAGCCCCACAAAAAGAGGTGGTAAAGAAAGTGGAAGAAAAAGAGAAGGAAGCTAAGCCTGTCAGCAATGTAAAACAACAGCCAACAGCTGTAAAGCCGACTCAACTGGTTTTTCGCTCTAACAAAGTAAGAGAAGCTCAACCAGAAGAACCTGTTCCGGGATTACCTCTCCTATCTCCATTAGAAGTTGATGCAGAGGTTCCGGCTGTGGAAATTATTACTGAAGCACCAGCTAAAACAAATAAACCGGCACAGCAACAAAACAATCAACAAAATCAAAAACAAAATAATCAGAATCAGGAAAAATCTTTTGATTTTGAAGGAATATTATCAGCTACAGGTGTTTTAGAGATTATGTCGGAAGGCTACGGATTCCTTCGTTCATCCGATTATAATTATATGTCGTCTCCTGATGATATATATATATCCCAATCTCAAATACGCCTATTCGGCTTAAAAACCGGGGATATTGTGGAAGGACCAATACGTCCACCGAAAGAGTCTGAAAAATTCTTCCCTTTAGTTAAGGTAGATAGAATCAATGGACGCACACCGGATGAAGTACGTGACCGCGTTCCGTTTGATCATTTGAAGCCGCTATTTCCAGATGAGAAATTTAAACTAACAAAAGGACGTAATGACAATCTATCATGCCGTGTTGTAGATCTATTCTCTCCGATTGGTAAAGGACAGCGTGGTTTGATTGTTGCTCAACCGAAGACCGGTAAAACAACATTGCTAAAAGATATAGCAAATGCGATTGCAGATAACCATCCTGAGGTGTACATGATCGTTCTTCTGATCGATGAACGCCCTGAGGAGGTTACCGATATGGAACGTAGTGTAAATGCTGAAGTTATAGCATCTACATTTGACGAACCGGCAGATCGCCATGTGAAGATTGCCGAAATAGTATTGAATAAAGCAAAACGTATGGTAGAGTGCGGACACGACGTAGTTATCCTATTGGATTCCATCACTCGTCTAGCTCGTGCATACAATACTGTGCAACCGGCTTCAGGAAAAGTATTAACCGGAGGGGTTGACGCAAATGCATTACATAAGCCAAAACGTTTCTTCGGAGCAGCACGTAATATCGAAAATGGAGGATCTCTAACAATCATTGCAACAGCATTGACTGAGACCGGCTCTAAAATGGATGATGTTATCTTCGAAGAGTTTAAAGGTACAGGCAATATGGAACTTCAGCTCGATCGTAAATTGTCTAACAAGCGCATATTCCCAGCAGTGGATATTATTGCGTCAAGTACTCGTAGAGATGACTTACTACTGAGCAACGATACACTAAGCAGAATGTGGGTTCTTCGTAACTTCTTATCTGACATGAACTCTGTAGAAGCAATGCAGTTCCTTGACGGAAGATTAAGAAAAACAATAAATAATGAAGAATTCCTTATCTCAATGAATGACTAG
- a CDS encoding glycoside hydrolase family 3 C-terminal domain-containing protein, producing the protein MKKLKLTLILSIYVLSCFSLLGQNYPFQNTNLSIDERVNDLVSKLTLEEKVAQMLNNTPAIERLNIPAYNWWNECLHGIGRTDYKVTVFPQAIGMAAAWNKELMKEVASAISDEGRAIYNDATSKDNREIYYGLTYWTPNINIFRDPRWGRGQETYGEDPFLTGALGKSFVAGLQGDDTKYLKAAACAKHYAVHSGPENTRHTFNTFVTDYDLWDTYLPAFRNLVVDAKVAGVMCAYNAYNGEPCCGNNFLMQEILREKWNFTGYVTSDCGAIDDFYQHHKTHPDAKYAAADAVYNGTDIDCGNEAYKALVDAVKAGIITEKQIDISLKRLFTIRFRLGMFDPAENVKYSQISTSVLESQKHKDLALKITRESIVLLKNENNTLPLSKKLKKVAVVGPNANNEVSVLGNYNGFPTEIVTPYEAIKQKLKGAEVIYEKGIDFVTPSANSQEEVSTLLKRLKGVDIVIFVGGITPELEGEEMPVKIEGFTGGDRTSIKLPKIQTDFMKALVAEKIPTVFVMMTGSAIATEWESQSIPAIVNAWYGGQDAGTAIADVLFGDYNPSGKLPVTFYAKDSDLPAFNSYEMKNRTYRYFNGEVLYPFGYGLSYTKFEYSPIQVPSTIDTGNNAKVSVSIKNTGKVEGEEVVQLYISYPDTKGQKPLYALKGFNRVSLKAGESKTVEFNLSPRELGLVDDAGILKVSAGKRKIFIGGSSPTPTHSEKLPLVEKDFDIKGSDFIVE; encoded by the coding sequence ATGAAAAAACTGAAGTTAACGTTGATCCTTTCTATCTATGTTTTATCCTGTTTTTCACTGCTTGGACAAAATTACCCTTTCCAAAACACCAACCTCTCTATTGATGAACGAGTCAACGACTTAGTGTCAAAATTAACATTAGAAGAGAAGGTTGCCCAGATGTTAAATAATACACCTGCAATAGAGCGGCTCAATATTCCGGCATACAATTGGTGGAACGAATGTCTGCATGGAATAGGCAGAACAGATTATAAAGTAACGGTTTTTCCGCAGGCTATAGGTATGGCCGCAGCTTGGAATAAAGAGTTGATGAAAGAGGTTGCTTCTGCTATATCAGACGAAGGACGTGCTATATATAATGATGCCACATCAAAAGACAATAGAGAAATATATTACGGATTAACATATTGGACTCCTAATATTAACATATTTAGAGATCCTCGTTGGGGACGTGGACAAGAGACTTATGGCGAAGATCCCTTCTTAACCGGGGCATTGGGAAAGTCTTTTGTTGCCGGATTGCAAGGAGACGATACTAAATATCTAAAAGCTGCTGCTTGTGCCAAACATTATGCTGTACATAGCGGCCCCGAAAATACACGTCATACATTCAATACATTTGTTACTGACTATGATTTATGGGATACTTACCTTCCTGCATTTCGGAATTTAGTAGTGGATGCCAAAGTTGCAGGAGTGATGTGTGCATACAATGCATATAATGGAGAACCTTGCTGTGGTAATAATTTTCTGATGCAAGAGATACTACGCGAGAAATGGAACTTCACGGGCTATGTAACATCGGATTGTGGTGCAATTGACGATTTCTATCAACATCACAAAACGCATCCTGATGCCAAATATGCAGCAGCTGATGCCGTATACAACGGAACGGATATAGATTGTGGTAACGAAGCCTATAAGGCTCTTGTAGATGCTGTAAAGGCCGGTATAATTACAGAAAAGCAAATAGATATATCTCTTAAACGCTTGTTTACGATAAGATTCAGACTAGGCATGTTTGATCCTGCCGAAAATGTTAAATACTCTCAGATATCGACATCTGTTCTTGAATCTCAGAAACATAAAGATTTAGCATTGAAAATAACAAGGGAATCTATTGTACTTCTAAAAAATGAGAATAATACATTACCTCTAAGTAAAAAGCTAAAGAAAGTAGCAGTTGTAGGCCCTAACGCAAATAATGAAGTTTCTGTTTTGGGTAATTATAATGGTTTCCCAACCGAGATAGTAACGCCATACGAAGCTATAAAACAAAAATTGAAAGGGGCAGAAGTTATTTATGAAAAAGGAATAGACTTTGTTACTCCTTCAGCAAACAGTCAAGAAGAAGTTTCTACATTATTAAAACGTCTTAAAGGTGTAGATATAGTTATTTTTGTAGGTGGAATCACTCCCGAGTTAGAAGGAGAAGAAATGCCTGTTAAAATTGAAGGCTTTACCGGGGGTGACAGAACTTCTATCAAGCTACCTAAAATACAAACAGATTTTATGAAAGCCCTTGTTGCTGAAAAAATCCCTACAGTGTTTGTAATGATGACAGGTAGCGCAATTGCAACAGAATGGGAATCACAAAGCATTCCAGCCATTGTCAACGCATGGTATGGTGGCCAGGATGCAGGTACAGCTATTGCTGATGTACTATTTGGAGACTATAATCCTTCAGGAAAGCTTCCTGTTACATTCTATGCAAAAGATAGTGATTTGCCTGCCTTCAATTCATATGAAATGAAAAACAGGACATATAGATATTTCAACGGAGAAGTTTTATATCCGTTTGGATATGGCTTAAGTTATACTAAATTTGAATATTCACCGATCCAAGTACCGTCAACAATAGATACAGGAAACAATGCTAAAGTATCTGTCAGCATTAAGAATACAGGAAAAGTAGAAGGAGAAGAGGTTGTACAGCTTTATATCTCTTACCCTGATACGAAAGGACAGAAACCTTTATATGCTTTAAAAGGCTTCAATAGGGTATCACTCAAAGCTGGAGAATCTAAAACTGTAGAATTCAATCTATCGCCAAGAGAGCTCGGTTTAGTAGATGATGCTGGCATATTAAAAGTTAGTGCGGGAAAAAGAAAGATATTTATCGGAGGAAGCTCTCCTACCCCAACCCATTCAGAAAAACTTCCACTCGTTGAGAAAGATTTTGATATAAAAGGAAGTGATTTTATTGTAGAATAA
- a CDS encoding cation diffusion facilitator family transporter — protein sequence MKHDHNHNTHEHSHSGHSHAHNANKKALTISFFLIAGFMFVEFIGGYLTNSLALISDAGHMLSDAVALGLSLSALIFGSRAATPSKTYGYKRFEILAALLNGIVLVLISVFIFKEAIHRLSEPPHVIGPGMMVISVIGLIINIIVAYILHSQGSTKENLNIRSAFLHVIGDLLGSVGAIAAAILIMLFGWYIADPIASMIVSLLVLYSGWHVLKESVNILMEAKPSEIDSDEVVNALKSIEGIEDIHDLHIWMITSEFSVLTVHLIVKPHVDRDLILEKAKRSIHERFGIKHATIQLEGKNICLSEDSCN from the coding sequence ATGAAACACGATCATAATCATAACACCCACGAACATTCACATAGCGGGCATAGCCATGCACATAATGCCAATAAGAAGGCTTTAACGATTAGCTTCTTTCTGATAGCAGGATTTATGTTTGTTGAATTCATCGGAGGATATTTAACGAATAGCTTAGCTTTAATATCTGATGCTGGGCATATGTTAAGTGATGCCGTTGCACTAGGGTTAAGTTTAAGTGCTCTTATTTTCGGCTCCAGAGCAGCAACCCCATCCAAAACGTATGGATATAAACGTTTTGAAATCCTAGCTGCGTTATTAAATGGCATTGTACTTGTCCTGATTTCTGTTTTTATATTCAAAGAAGCAATACATCGACTTTCAGAACCGCCTCATGTAATAGGCCCGGGTATGATGGTCATATCAGTCATTGGGCTTATTATTAATATTATTGTCGCATATATCCTGCATTCACAAGGCTCGACCAAAGAAAACTTAAATATAAGAAGTGCTTTTCTGCACGTTATAGGCGATTTGTTAGGTTCTGTTGGGGCTATAGCTGCAGCAATACTCATCATGTTATTTGGCTGGTATATAGCCGACCCAATAGCAAGTATGATTGTTTCACTCCTAGTTCTTTATAGTGGATGGCACGTCCTTAAAGAATCTGTTAACATATTGATGGAAGCTAAACCATCAGAGATAGATTCTGATGAAGTTGTAAATGCGTTGAAGTCAATAGAAGGCATAGAAGATATACATGACTTACATATATGGATGATAACGTCTGAATTTTCGGTATTAACAGTTCATCTAATAGTAAAACCACATGTTGATCGTGACCTAATCCTAGAGAAGGCTAAGCGCTCTATTCATGAAAGATTTGGAATTAAGCATGCCACAATTCAGTTAGAAGGAAAGAATATTTGTTTGTCTGAAGACTCTTGTAATTAA
- a CDS encoding 4-hydroxy-3-methylbut-2-enyl diphosphate reductase, protein MSNIEIDAKSGFCFGVVNAIKKAEEELAKGGMLYCLGDIVHNNLEVDRLEKLGMKTINHEEFAKLKNARVLLRAHGEPPSTYQTAKENNIEIIDASCPVVLRLQKKIHDKYDSERDNNTQIVIYGKNGHAEVNGLLGQTESSAIVIEKKEDLEKLDFSKNICLFSQTTKPLDGFQEIIDIIQGRMTGDAKFEFFDTICRQVSNRIPNIKEFALNNDIIFFVAGEKSSNGKVLFAECKKYNPNSYFITTPSDINPDLVSKTASIGICGATSTPKWQMEEVEAKIEEIRSVLI, encoded by the coding sequence ATGAGTAATATAGAAATAGATGCTAAGTCAGGTTTTTGCTTTGGGGTAGTTAATGCCATAAAGAAAGCAGAAGAAGAATTGGCCAAAGGAGGCATGCTTTATTGTTTAGGAGATATCGTGCACAATAACCTAGAAGTAGACAGGTTGGAAAAACTTGGAATGAAGACTATTAATCATGAAGAGTTTGCAAAACTGAAAAATGCAAGAGTTTTACTTAGGGCTCATGGCGAGCCACCTTCAACCTATCAAACGGCGAAGGAAAACAATATCGAGATCATAGATGCGTCATGTCCTGTTGTTTTACGTCTTCAGAAAAAGATACACGACAAATATGATAGTGAAAGAGATAACAATACACAAATTGTTATTTATGGTAAAAACGGGCATGCCGAAGTGAATGGGCTACTCGGACAAACTGAATCGAGTGCTATTGTTATTGAGAAGAAAGAAGATCTCGAAAAACTCGATTTTTCTAAAAATATTTGTTTATTCTCTCAGACAACAAAACCGCTGGATGGATTTCAAGAGATAATTGATATTATTCAAGGCAGAATGACGGGAGATGCTAAGTTTGAATTTTTTGATACTATTTGTCGTCAAGTGTCAAACCGTATTCCTAACATCAAAGAATTTGCTCTGAATAATGACATCATATTCTTTGTGGCAGGAGAGAAGAGTTCGAATGGAAAGGTCTTATTTGCTGAGTGTAAAAAATATAATCCCAACTCGTATTTTATCACTACACCATCAGATATAAACCCTGATTTAGTAAGCAAAACAGCCTCAATAGGTATTTGTGGTGCAACTTCTACTCCAAAATGGCAAATGGAAGAAGTAGAAGCAAAAATAGAGGAAATAAGATCGGTGTTAATTTAA